One region of Metallosphaera sedula DSM 5348 genomic DNA includes:
- a CDS encoding FkbM family methyltransferase yields MTIRSKYNTAKEISRNLHVSMPSLLISFLLKRNLEVKLAGSTISISPFNAYVLGNILSRGWKVTGVQGYLVTLTSRDGEVSITCRTNKGNDLGHIMEIFLDNSYNYDVRNKVVIDVGASNGDSSIFFAKRGAKRIIALEPDEESYALATRNVEASRVGDQVILLNKALSSQRGKITLYVYENSVNGNSIDPQNMVKLGERVIPKTVESVTLTELLDMAKDETVGLLKMDCEGCEYSVLNNLEREAFERIEAIFMEYHNGLQNLKSILESNGFQVEVIGENNRKMGYIRARKLSSPFHG; encoded by the coding sequence ATGACTATTAGGTCGAAATACAACACTGCCAAGGAAATTTCACGAAATCTCCACGTTAGTATGCCAAGCCTTCTCATTTCCTTTCTCTTAAAACGGAACTTAGAGGTTAAGCTTGCGGGTTCCACAATCTCGATTTCACCATTCAATGCCTACGTGCTGGGCAATATACTCTCAAGGGGATGGAAAGTCACAGGTGTTCAAGGTTACTTGGTGACCTTAACCAGCAGGGATGGAGAAGTAAGTATAACCTGTAGAACCAATAAGGGTAATGATCTTGGACATATAATGGAGATATTTTTGGACAATTCTTACAACTATGATGTGAGAAATAAAGTTGTTATAGATGTTGGGGCAAGCAACGGCGACTCAAGTATATTTTTTGCGAAGAGGGGGGCCAAGAGGATTATAGCGCTTGAGCCAGATGAGGAGAGTTACGCCTTAGCCACAAGGAACGTTGAGGCATCTCGAGTAGGGGATCAGGTAATACTCCTGAACAAGGCGTTATCCTCGCAGAGGGGTAAGATTACTCTTTACGTATACGAGAATAGCGTAAATGGCAACTCCATAGATCCACAAAATATGGTCAAGCTGGGTGAAAGGGTGATTCCCAAGACAGTGGAAAGCGTGACATTGACAGAATTATTGGATATGGCAAAGGATGAGACTGTGGGTCTGTTGAAGATGGACTGTGAAGGTTGCGAGTATTCTGTGCTGAACAACCTGGAAAGGGAGGCATTCGAAAGGATTGAGGCTATCTTCATGGAATATCACAACGGGTTACAGAACCTGAAGTCTATCCTGGAAAGTAACGGATTTCAGGTTGAGGTTATAGGGGAAAATAATAGAAAAATGGGTTATATACGCGCCAGAAAACTATCTAGTCCATTTCACGGATGA
- a CDS encoding transposase, producing MGAEVVRRENNVVVEKVVYTTIGVDLDGNKFVLDYDKADREDLDG from the coding sequence TTGGGCGCTGAGGTAGTTAGGAGGGAAAATAATGTTGTTGTAGAGAAGGTGGTATACACGACAATAGGCGTTGACCTAGACGGTAACAAGTTCGTCCTAGACTACGACAAGGCTGACAGGGAGGACCTAGACGGATAG
- a CDS encoding transposase, with amino-acid sequence MKLARKIEEGKAILSSLNDIMSKYSAKRINYLLDTSRYTAFLNFPREVRHYIYTNNTSESFNPYLDVVRQDLGGYFPSSQLLDTYVVAIIRNNSCWKSSPVSHIRHHSYHLKRLHASRFQVMDDGN; translated from the coding sequence GTGAAGCTCGCGAGAAAGATTGAGGAAGGTAAGGCGATCCTCTCCTCACTTAACGACATCATGAGCAAGTACTCAGCGAAGAGGATCAATTACCTTCTTGACACATCTAGATACACCGCCTTCCTGAACTTCCCGCGCGAGGTCAGGCACTACATCTACACTAACAATACTTCCGAGAGCTTCAACCCCTATCTTGACGTAGTTCGACAGGACCTAGGAGGTTACTTCCCCTCGTCCCAACTCCTCGACACCTACGTCGTTGCCATAATCCGAAACAACTCGTGCTGGAAATCTAGTCCTGTGTCACACATCAGGCACCACTCCTATCACCTCAAGCGGCTCCATGCTTCTCGCTTCCAGGTGATGGATGATGGAAATTAA
- the rfbB gene encoding dTDP-glucose 4,6-dehydratase — protein MQGKVLVTGGYGFIGSNFVRMIANQADVVVVDNFSVGSNRANLRDVPVKTVELDIRDPRMLDLIRDERPDFIFNFAAESHVDRSIVDPLSFVSTNVLGTANLLEGARRYDVTFIQIGTDEEYGEIYSGSFRETDPLNPSSPYSASKAGATLLAMAYARTYHLDVRVTRSANNYGPYQYPEKLIPKTVIRALHNLPVPVYGTGKNVRDWIYVQDNCEAILTVAEKGKPGIYNVSAGEEKTNLEVVTTILEILGKPNLIKFVEDRPGHDFRYSVDSTKLRELGWRPRTSFREGISLTVDWYVKNRWWWEGINSRVLEETPFRGSVNG, from the coding sequence ATGCAGGGAAAAGTCCTAGTCACTGGAGGCTACGGGTTCATAGGTTCCAATTTCGTGAGGATGATCGCTAACCAGGCAGACGTTGTGGTTGTGGACAACTTCTCCGTGGGGTCCAATAGGGCCAACCTACGTGACGTCCCTGTCAAGACAGTTGAACTGGATATTCGGGACCCCAGGATGCTCGACCTTATCCGCGACGAGAGGCCTGACTTCATCTTCAACTTCGCAGCTGAGAGCCACGTGGACCGCAGTATTGTGGACCCGCTCTCCTTTGTCTCAACTAACGTCCTCGGGACCGCGAACCTCCTAGAAGGGGCAAGGCGTTACGACGTCACCTTCATTCAGATAGGTACAGATGAGGAGTACGGCGAGATCTACTCAGGGTCCTTCCGAGAAACTGACCCCCTCAACCCCTCTTCCCCCTACTCTGCCTCAAAGGCTGGCGCCACTCTCCTAGCCATGGCCTACGCCCGCACATATCACCTGGACGTTCGGGTTACGAGGAGCGCCAACAATTACGGTCCCTATCAGTACCCGGAGAAGTTGATTCCGAAGACTGTGATAAGGGCGCTTCACAACCTCCCGGTTCCCGTGTACGGCACGGGGAAGAACGTTAGGGACTGGATTTACGTTCAGGATAACTGCGAGGCTATCCTCACGGTTGCTGAGAAGGGGAAGCCCGGCATCTATAACGTATCCGCGGGGGAGGAGAAGACTAACCTAGAGGTGGTTACCACGATCCTCGAGATACTTGGGAAGCCGAACCTCATCAAGTTTGTGGAGGATAGGCCTGGACACGACTTCAGGTATAGCGTGGATTCCACGAAGTTGAGGGAACTGGGGTGGAGGCCCAGGACGAGTTTCAGGGAGGGGATTTCGCTCACTGTGGATTGGTACGTGAAGAATAGGTGGTGGTGGGAGGGGATTAACAGCAGGGTGCTAGAGGAAACGCCGTTTAGAGGATCAGTGAATGGGTGA